A segment of the Manihot esculenta cultivar AM560-2 chromosome 13, M.esculenta_v8, whole genome shotgun sequence genome:
aaaaaaaaaaaaaaagtattccCTACCAGAAACCAACAACCGCTTTATAAACTGAACGGCGCAACGGTGGAACTTGGAAGGAAGAAGACATACAAAGAGAGACAAAAGCTTCCCTTCATCGCTTGAAGGCTCCTTCGAATTTTCCGGTGTTAAAGCTTACTGCTTTTGCTTCCTCTGGTGAGTTATTCACTTGCGTTACATTACGTTTATTGATGATTGAACCATTTCATTGTTCTATATATTGTTAATCGATTCCTTAGTTTTCCTTTTTCCATTTTTGTTTCTACAGAAGAATCTCGATCTGGGTATTGAAAGAGTTGACTATGCGAATTGAAAAAATTTGTTAAACTATTGGGTTATAGTGAAAACTAGCGCTCTCTCTTTGTTTTTCTTTGAGATGGACGTGAATCTTGCTCAACGGATGCAATTTTCTAGTAAATGGATTGAATCGGACAAGTTCTATAGGAAATATCCCACCTGTTCGTTGAGTTTGACGAGTAAATTGAAGGCAAAACAGAAATTGCCGGTACTCGTTTCGGCTCATTTTCAGTCCAAGAGGAATAAAAATGGGCATAAATCGGTTTCTTTGAAGGCGTTTTGTTCTTACAAGCACTCAGGTGGTTATATTAACAATTTTAagatatttatttgtttatttttaaaactcttCTTGATAGTTGTTTTTGTTTTAGAACTTGGTATGTGATTTTGCACAGTGAATTGAGATGTTTCTTGTAGATTTTTGTTTTGGGAATCACATGTATACAATGAATTAGGTTTTTCTTCCTCTATGTCTAGGATCTAAATGCAGCAGTAGTTTGATAAATAGTGAGACAGATGCAAACGTCTTATATGAATTGGCTTGAGAAAAATAAGATTGTGATCCcattattttgatttgaatttgagaaatTTATTGCAATTGGAAACTGGTTGGCTGTTAAATTTTGTTAGTTATGGATTTTATTGATCAGATTTTGGTTTTGGATTGGATTGCTAATTATATAATGTGGGCTTTGAAATAATGACATGGTATATGTGAATATGCACGTATGTTTGTGTACGGAGTATTAGTAATTTCTCTGATTCTTATGCTGGTGGCGGAAAAAAGGGTTCTAATTTGGTTAAGTTCTTATTGCAATTCACAATATATCAGCTCATCTGCAATGGCTTGCTTCATCTTTATGGACAAATAGGATGTATGCGAACATGTATCTCTTGTGTCAAGTAAAAGAATGGACAATGGCATTTTTATTCTTAATATGCAATTGATCTCTCTCGCTCTCTTCCTCTCTGCTTTTGGATATTTACAGTTTCTTTTATCTTTTGCCATTGTAGCTTCAGTGTTGGAATCTGGAAGTTCCAGTGCCTCATCCGATGAATCACTGATTTTGAAGGTCTGAACTCATGTCTTTTGATACTTAACAATTGAGTGTGTGAATTTGGATGCTTTACATTTCCTTGGTGATGTTTGAGCATCTGCTTTTCTATATTGTCTCTGAACTAGGCCTTAAAGATAAAACCTAGCCAGTTATCTGTCAACAAAAACAGCCATGTTCAAGCATCTTACTAGATGTTAATAAAATTTGCAGAATAAGTCACAAGAGGTTGGGCCTTGTATAAACGGGCGCTGTATTTATCTTGTTGGTCAGTTTCTTTGTCTAATTCTTCATTTATTTGTTAGAAATTATATGATTGGTCTGGGAGTAACCGAGTGTGTGTGAAATGCAGGAATGATGGGCTCTGGAAAAACTACTGTGGGCAAGATTCTCTCACAAGTACTTGGTTATTCATTCTGTGACTGGTTGGTGCCTGTCATTTTTGCAGCATATCGATTTTAATTCTAGGGAAAAAAGTCGCGAAAAAGTTGACCCTGGAAGTGAATTGACATTTGAAGTGTATCTCCTATAATGCCAGATTATCCACTTGACAACTACTATTTCTGCcaaataatatgttttattttatgctTTTGAATGCTCCAGTGACTCATTGGTGGAGCAGGAGGTTGATGGAACTTCAGTAGCTGAAATCTTTAAGCTCTATGGAGAGGGTTTCTTCAGAAATAAAGAGGTATTCAGCATACATATTTGTATATATGTATGTTAATCTATCAACCAATCAACTTATACACTGCTTTGTCCAATTTTATGTATCTACTCCGAACTAATTCTACTGGCGAAGATACTAATGCACACTTGAAGACATGTATGATGATTTGCTTTTGCTTGTGACATACAAGCTTAATAATTGTATTCTTGCCTTTCAGACTGAGGCTTTGAAAAAGTTGTCTATGATGCATCGGCTTGTTGTTTCTACTGGTGGAGGTGCAGTTATAAGGCCGATTAACTGGTAAGATTTGAAAGAATGCTACAATTTttgtcttttatttatttgttggtTTCTTTTGTGCATTTGTTGTGTAAAGCTCTATTCCTTTTGTTTGCTATGCCAGGAAATATATGCATAAGGGAATTAGTGTCTGGTTGGATGTGCCTTTGGAGGCCTTGGCGCAGAGGATTGCGGCTGTGGGAACAAATTCTCGCCCACTTTTGCATCATGAATCAGGCGATGAATACACAAAGGTAGCTTCTCTGTCAACCCATCTGCCTTTGTATATGCTATGATGAGTGGTCAGCTAAACAGGGATTTTGTATCTCCTAGTGTCTTCACTCTAACTTCTCTACAGGCTCTCAGGCGTTTGTCTACCCTTCTTGAAGAGAGAGGTGAATATTATGCCAATGCCAATGCTAGGGTTTCTCTAGAAAGTATGTATGCCTAAACCTGTGCTTCAAATTTCTGCCACTATGtggtttttgttatttttgatgCATTTGAGAATTTGTTATTCTTTACAACTGTCTAAATCTCTTAGTTTAGTCTATGAAAGGTCTGACAGAGTGTTTCCATTGCACAGATATTGCAGCAAAACTGGGATATAGAGATGTTTCCAGTATCACACCAACTGCAATTGCAATTGAGGTATCTTTTTTGTTTGTATTTTCATAAACTCACTACTCAGCTTACGCATATCTTGGACAAACATATCTTGAAACTTTTTCATAATTTCGCGGGGTGGGTATGTCGTGCCAAAATTATGTGTTTCTTACTAGTAGCGCATGCCACATTCTTTCACTGCTACATGTTGGGTTAACTAATTGGACTTGGATACTTTGCCAGGCTCTAGAACAAATTGAGAATTTCCTAGAGGAAGAGGAGGGCATTGCCTGTAATGAGAATGTAGCTTAACGAGACCTGGTCCAGGTGCTTTGTGACGTGCTTCCTATTTGAGCTTTCGTTATGCCATGTTCCTATTTTTATTGGCGGAACATTGCATGTCGCAAGTATTTATTTGTCCTACTGGATCATCTGGTGTGCAAATAATGCTTAAGAATCTTGTTATGTTATGCTGAAAATGCAATTTGTATATACAGTGAAGTGAAAATGCAATTCTTGTTATCTTTTTCACTTGTCGAGTAACAAATAAAAAGCTTGTGTTGCATTGTTTATGCAAGTCATCAGTTTTGATGTTTCCAACCTTTGCTAATGTACAGGAAGATTGTTTGACTTGGTCCGTTTGTCATCCGCTTGGAAACTTTTGATACTGTGGCAAGTTTAACAGAATGATTTTGTTACCTAGTATTGTTGTATTGCTATGCTTTTTACATTTGTGTTGGtgggtcttttttttttaaaaaaaaaaatataattccaTTGAACCATTTACCAGGTAGAACTGAGGCTAGATAGAGCACGTGATCCATTGGATGGATAGATCATTCACGCGTTGTTGGGGAGGGAAAGCGAGGAATCGAATCCGAGAGCACTCAGGTGACTCTCAATGCAGTTACCACTCAGTTGGCAGACCAGACTTGGCTGCTGTCGACAAAATTGACTTTGATAATAATCCATATTAGGTGGAGACCACACATGGGGAGATGGTTGTTGGGGCTAGCAGTCTATGGTGACAATCTCACTGGCTAAGCAGTGGTTCGTGGTGATCAATTCATAGCAGCTAATGGTTTCATGGATGGAGGACAGTGATTCCTAAAAGTCTCAAGTTTTTACTTTTTGCAGTTGCCATAGTAGAAAGTTAGaaactgaaaaagaaaatgagaagcTCGTTCTATAGATGATACTTGAAGTAAGGATGACCTCAGCCCAAGGGCATGGTGCAGTAAAATCTCATATTGCTTAATTTCTAATCGAGCCCAAAAAAAGGACATTTAAGTATTAAGTTCGCAAAACTAATTTTAGTATCttaaacattatttttaataaaaaaaattatgttaaacTCCAATTAGATTGGTTTAATCGGAAATTGAAACTTGATCCGGTCCAACTCAATAGGTGAATTTTGAAAGCCGACAAGTCAGCATGAACAGCAGTGAGGCCGCTGGATAATACGAAAACTGAAACACCGGCCAGTTTGGAACGGGCATTCTAAATCAAACCGGTTCtcattcaaaaataaatagataaaagcTTTAACAGAGAGtcttataaatttttgttatattataatatatttcttcgttttataatttttatttattttatttttttaaatatattaaaaaatataatttttttattatatccattttaaaaatattaaattatgttaAATATGCTTAATACATAATTTCACTCTCAACTTTTAGAAGAAAAATTTAGTGACACTTTTAAACTttgaaaaaatagaattaaaacaACTCTTCAATTTTAGTCAATAAGAGCGTGAAACAACACACGCaaagagagagtgagagttCAATAACGCCGATGACaactaatatgaaaaataaaatcaaaaataaaaaataataaaatgaataaaagtcctaaaataataaattagctTAATTTATTAAACTAAAGAATAAGAATATTCAAATGAATTATTCAATAACTTTTATCCCATTTTGAATCACAGGACTATTTTATTTTGCaggtataataattaaaaattttccttTCTGATATAAAGAATTTTGGAGTTATTAGACAAATGAACAATGGtatctaaaagaaaaaatttaaatgagaaaTTGAATAATTCTTtgcaaataaaacaaaaattcttAAAAGCATAAGAATATATAAAGCGATATATAAGCTTGCAAAACCCATAAAGCCAAAACTACCTACCCAGAAATTCTTTCATCAAATTTTGTataaaaactcatcaatttTTCTGAATATCTAAACAAAACTTTAAAATGCATATaaggaaataaaaattaaagaataatcggagtaaaaaatttatagtttttaatcTAGCGTCAAAAGGtgcaattttattttcttgtatCAGCTCACTCTCCGTTAGCTTATTGATTGTaaagttaataatttatattaattaaataaaaatagaaaaatcttTACGTTTGTCAGATAACTATTGAATAATTGATCCACATCATCGTTACTTTGACATATTACTATGATTGTATAATACGCTCTTCCATACATAAATTATGGGATTATTTTAATTtcgatttttaaaaatctaagtATATTCAGAAATATTTTAGAAGTTAAGGGCGCTATAAACTTTTTTCTGTAAAATTTAATGGTGATGTATTCCGCCTATTAAATACTAAGaggtatttttaaaaaaaaattttaaataagataaaattaaataagattataataattaatttatatattattataatataaaaaataaataataatattgggATAATTtccattttaataataataataataataataataataataataataattttggaataataaaaaaagataaacaaAAATTTTGGAATGGGAggaatattataataataactattaaaaaaataaaaaaaattcactaataatTTAAGGGTAATAATatgaataattcattttattagaaTGTCAATTTGAAGTATATAAATCTATTatgtcatataattttaatatattaatatttatttttcatttacataaaaaatttattatcataaaaatttaattaactttattatatatatatatatatattaattattataagattattattaagtttatatatttattaaataatataccaGTTAAAATCTTGATTCAACCTCAATCAAATTTGAACCTTATCGAAGAgtgaaaaaaattactttaattataaataaataatttttttcaatgatTCTTTGACCTTCTCACCAAGTTGGATGATTTGCAAAGATAACAAAAAGTGAGATAGGAAAAATTGTGACAGCACTTGGAAGGCTAAAGTTAGTACTAGATTATCGAAAGAATGTAAGCAATAGTGAGTTTGGAG
Coding sequences within it:
- the LOC110609834 gene encoding shikimate kinase, chloroplastic isoform X1 gives rise to the protein MDVNLAQRMQFSSKWIESDKFYRKYPTCSLSLTSKLKAKQKLPVLVSAHFQSKRNKNGHKSVSLKAFCSYKHSASVLESGSSSASSDESLILKNKSQEVGPCINGRCIYLVGMMGSGKTTVGKILSQVLGYSFCDCDSLVEQEVDGTSVAEIFKLYGEGFFRNKETEALKKLSMMHRLVVSTGGGAVIRPINWKYMHKGISVWLDVPLEALAQRIAAVGTNSRPLLHHESGDEYTKALRRLSTLLEERGEYYANANARVSLENIAAKLGYRDVSSITPTAIAIEALEQIENFLEEEEGIACNENVA
- the LOC110609834 gene encoding shikimate kinase, chloroplastic isoform X2, which translates into the protein MDVNLAQRMQFSSKWIESDKFYRKYPTCSLSLTSKLKAKQKLPVLVSAHFQSKRNKNGHKSVSLKAFCSYKHSASVLESGSSSASSDESLILKNKSQEVGPCINGRCIYLVGMMGSGKTTVGKILSQVLGYSFCDCDSLVEQEVDGTSVAEIFKLYGEGFFRNKETEALKKLSMMHRLVVSTGGGAVIRPINWKYMHKGISVWLDVPLEALAQRIAAVGTNSRPLLHHESGDEYTKALRRLSTLLEERGEYYANANARVSLENIAAKLGYRDVSSITPTAIAIEVELRLDRARDPLDG